One Saccharomycodes ludwigii strain NBRC 1722 chromosome VI, whole genome shotgun sequence DNA segment encodes these proteins:
- the GYP6 gene encoding GTPase-activating protein GYP6 (similar to Saccharomyces cerevisiae YJL044C | GYP6 | Gtpase-activating protein of Ypt6 Protein) — translation MNTTTINKSHDDGNKSIQNLILNKFPTKDDLINKGIWKGDIYKPIYSLDMENSGEEGNIRGWVWKTLLLNSIIDDEEIISSNITSNIASSLPSPSPPPISTDTALNRKISRIQTQKRKLYMNGNIINPNGTNSAINNKRINSIANDYSTNSNNNHNDVENDSDVDYDFHNAINSKNKNNNDNNNNNNNNNNNNNNNNNNRSISSNSGFVMLDELKPLPTTFENTRCEEIIENDVRASANNTIGNTKKRLLTPMSTESDPLLNNKGIFNKTNNNDDADEINSNNLEHQLEIIKLDTNRLLLYDIYKSIPIQQDIQLILYNYLIYNRTTYKQGFHEIVAIIYHHLDYSDKLSTLNIFNKFMVEGGISLFFNESELINWKKNKFEPLLSFCVPSIYDSILKNFKLDNTVWLIRWCRLIFIRELDLNKEVLPIWDHFLTFKYNLLDLMSTTIILLLVLISKKIICYCDDQSDLIDVLLHYEENNALHNTISIVELMKYSGMLCEIIQNGRTNTSSYNKFDRKTIQHLRDIIRIFSDVYLQDMEWSQMMNTVVDSNRLKTQQKLKDRIKSKMKK, via the coding sequence ATGAATACAACAACCATTAATAAGAGCCACGATGATGGTAACAAATCTATTCAAAATTTGATATTGAATAAATTCCCAACCAAAGatgatttaattaataaaggTATTTGGAAAGgtgatatatataaaccAATATATTCATTAGATATGGAAAATAGTGGTGAAGAGGGGAATATTAGAGGATGGGTTTGGAAAACTTTATTGTTGAATAGTATTATAGATGACGAAGagattattagtagtaacaTAACTAGTAATATTGCATCTTCATTACCATCTCCATCACCTCCTCCTATCTCTACAGATACTGCTTTGAATAGAAAAATTAGTAGAATTCAaacacaaaaaagaaaattatatatgaatggtaatattattaatccAAATGGTACTAATAGtgctattaataataaacgaATTAATAGTATAGCAAATGATTATAGtactaatagtaacaataatcaCAATGATGTAGAGAATGATAGTGATGTTGATTACGACTTTCATAATGCTATCAATAGTAAGAACAAGAATAATAacgacaacaacaacaacaacaataataataataataataataataataataataataatagaagcATTAGTAGTAATAGCGGATTTGTCATGTTGGATGAATTGAAACCGCTTCCCACTACTTTTGAAAACACTCGCTGTGAAGAAATCATAGAGAATGATGTTCGTGCCAGTGCTAATAACACCATTGGTAAcactaaaaaaagattattaaCACCAATGTCTACGGAGTCAGACCCACTGTTAAACAACAAAGGTATATTTAACAAGaccaacaacaatgacGATGCTGACGAAATCAACAGTAACAACTTGGAACACCAGTTGGAAATTATTAAGCTAGATACCAACAGATTATTACTATatgatatttataaatCTATACCGATTCAACAGGATAttcaattaatattatacaaTTACTTAATTTACAATAGAACCACATATAAACAGGGCTTTCACGAGATAGTAGCAATTATATACCACCATTTAGATTATTCTGACAAGTTATCaacattaaatattttcaataaatttatggTTGAGGGTGGTATcagtttgtttttcaacGAAAGCGAGTTGATCaactggaaaaaaaacaaatttgaGCCATTGTTATCCTTTTGTGTTCCTAGCATATATGATtcaattttgaaaaactttaaaCTGGACAACACAGTGTGGTTAATCAGGTGGTGTagattgatttttattagagAATTAGATTTAAATAAGGAAGTCTTACCCATTTGGGatcattttttaactttcaAATACAATTTACTGGACTTGATGAGTACCACCATCATTCTACTATTAGTTTTAAtcagtaaaaaaataatttgttattgtGATGACCAGAGTGATTTAATTGATGTTTTATTGCATTACGAGGAGAACAATGCGTTACATAACACTATTTCTATAGTTGAATTAATGAAATATAGTGGTATGTTATGTGAAATCATACAAAATGGTAGAACAAATACTTCCAGCTACAATAAGTTTGATAGGAAAACCATACAGCACCTAAGggatattattagaattttTAGCGATGTGTATTTACAAGATATGGAATGGTCACAGATGATGAATACTGTGGTTGATTCCAACAGGTTAAAGAcacaacaaaaattaaaagacaGGATCAAAtccaaaatgaaaaaataa